The Myxococcales bacterium region TCGTTCATGGCGCAAATTGTGCTGCTGCACGAACGCCCGATGCGATGAACTCGACGGCGGCGGGTGAGAGCAACGCCGCCGCGTCGAGCAATGGAAGCGGCGCCTCGGGGCGCCTGACGACCCCCTCGAGCACAGCGCGAAGGGGTTCATGTTCACCACCGGCGAAGGAAGCACGGAGGACCACTTCGGAGCGGGGTACCAGCATCGGCTCGCGGACTTCGTCGACGGCGAAGGCGATCACGCGATCGCCGGCGCGCATCAGGACGAGCTTTCGGTCTACACGCGAGAGCTCGTAGGGCTCGCCCAAGCGTTCCGCGAGGTCGAAGAGGGCGACCGGCTCGCCGTGCACGTCGAGCATCTCCTTGATGAACGGAGGTCCCGCCGGAAGCGGGATGGTGCGCGGCATCAAGGACACGGCGAGAACACGCTCCACGTTGACGGCTAGCTCCACGCGGCCGATCCGCAGCGGCAAGATGGGCACCGTCGCGGAGGCTTGGCGACGCGCGACCTCCTCGAGGACCCGCGCCACCGTGGCTCGCAGCTCATCGGCCTTGAGTGGCTTCGGGAGAAAGCCGTTGGCCCCGAGCTTGAGCAACGCCTGGGCTCGCTCCCGCTCCGTCGAGACGATCACGATGGCGACGTCGTCGAGCGACGTGTCGGCGCGAACCGCCTCGACAACGCGGTCGCCGTCCATGATGGGCATTGAGAGGTCCAGCAGCACGAGCGCCGGACGCACGTCGCGAATGCGCTGCAACGCCGCGGCGCCATCGCTGGCGGTGGAGAGCGCGTAGAGCCCAGAGAGGGCGGCCGCCTCAAAGGCGACGATGGCCGCGCTGTCGTCGACGAGCAGAACCTGCGGAAGGGCCTGAGCGACGGCTCCGCCGCGGCTCGGCTGGAGCGGCCCCTTCTCCGCGGACCGCTCTCGACTCACCCGGCCTTCCGCGGCAACAGCGAGTCAACGACCTGGACCAGCTTCTCGCGATCCAGGGGCTTGAGCAGGAACGTGCTCGGGCCGTGTTCAGGCCGGTGACGGCCTGGCTACCGTCGCGATCCCCGCTGATGAAGACCACTGGCACGTCACGCGCCGACGCATCCTTCTCACGGAGCATTCGGACGAACTCGACGCCGTCAATCCTGCCGAGGTGAATGTCCACGATGAGGAGGTCGACGGACTCTTGCTCGAGAATCTCAAACGCCCGCTGGGCGCTATCGGCCTCGAGGAAGGTGTGCATCTTCCCCATCATGTAGAGCTTGAGGATTTGCCGCATCGTCGAGTTGTCATCGACGATTAGGATCTTGTGCATGTCCCCTCCCCTTCGGCCGCGCTGGTGCGCGCGTCTTTGAGGCCCGAAAGAACTCTACGCCAAGTCGGCCCTTCGGTGCGAATCGCCGCAGGAGGAGGACAAATAGGTAAGAGTGGGCACTACAGGCCGCGCAGCGTGCTTGACTGAACCGCACGGGCGCGTATGTTGCGCGTCCACGTTGCGGGCGGCTCGCCTCTCGCACGGGTCGCCACCTTAGCTCAGCGGTAGAGCAGCGGTTTCGTAAACCGCAGGTCTGGGGTTCAAGTCCCCAAGGTGGCTCCAGTGGGGCGTCGCATCCATGACCGCCTTTCGCGCGCTCAGAGCCCAGGTGCCGTGGCGGCCTCGCTTCGCCGAAGAACACGCCGTCTTCGCGGCCGTGCGCGGCCCCGCGTCGCTCTTTGAAACGCTCGCAGCGTTTCCTTCCCCGGAGCAGATCCACGAGCGACTCTCACCGCTCGCAGGGGTCTCGTTTGTCCGAGCGCCGGAGCGACGGGTCGGCCCGCGCAGCCTCGACAGCCTCTACGACGGCGCCATCCACACGCACCGCACCGTCCCGACGCGGAGCGGTTCGTGGCACGACCTCTTGAACGCGCTGGTTTGGGCGATTCACCCGCGCGCCAAGTGGAGCCTCCACGCGCGTCAGTTCGAGCTCGTGCGCCTCGGCCTCGACCCCGCGACGGGGCGCCTGCCGGGTGCCCGAACGCGAGCGCAAGACGCACTGGCGCTCTTCGACGAGGGCGGTTTGGTCGTCGAGAGCCCCGAGCCGCTGACGAGCGGCGCGGCCATTGAAGAATCGGTCGCGGCAGGACGGGCGCGCGCCGTCGTCTTCGGCCACGCCATCTACGAGGGCTTCGTCCTCGGTTCGGCGTGGCCGATGGTTCGAGCCATCGTCGTTCCCGGCGACCCCGACGAGAGCGTGGCCCTTCGCTTGGCGGACCGGGAGGCGTCCATCACTCCCGAGGACCTGCCGCGCGTGCGCCTCATGGAACTCTTCCGCTAGTTCGCCCTCCGCGATGCGGCGCGCTCAGCGCGCCATCCGATCGGCGAGACGCGTCGCCAGAAGGCTCGCGATGGCCATGATGGTGTGCTGCGGATTGACGCCGAGGTTCGTTGGAAAAACGCTCGAGTCAACGAGGTAGAGCCCCTCGGTGCCGTAGACGAGGCCGTCGCCGTCCACCACGCCCGATGCGGCGTCGGGTCCCATGCGCGCGGCACCAAAGAGGTGCGTCGCAATGAACGAATAGGCGCGCGCATCGGTGGGTCCGCCGAGGACCTTGCCGACGTCGGAAGGCGCAAGGGTTGGGGGCAATCCATGGACGCCGGGCCACACCTCGCGCGCGCCCGCGTCGAAGAAGAGTCGCGCGAGGACGCTCAGACCGTACCGAGCCGTCATCATGTCGCGGGGCGTGGGCGAATAGGTCACGCGTTCGCGCCCAAAGAGCGTGCGTCCGACTCGTCCCTCGGCTTCCGCGCGCACCTGAATGGACCACATGGCGACGTGGGAGTAGTCGCGCATTCGCTCAAGGAGGCCCGGCCCCACGCCCGGCATTCGCGCGAGCACGAGCCCCGGCGGCATGGAGATGGCTTCGATCTTGAAGCGCTCCTTTCGATACGCGACGCTCTCAGCGCCCTGCGTCGCGCCGAACGACATGTCGATGGGATCGGCGAAGAGGCCGAGGAGCGCGAGCCCCGGGTGCACTTGAAAGTGTTCGCCGAGGTGACGGTTCTTGATGCCGCTGCGTCGCAGAAGCTGAGGGCTCTGCACGGTGCTCGCAGCGATCACGACGGCTCTCCGAGCGCGCAAACGAACGCGCCGCCCCTCGGGTCCGGTGCCGGTGGCCAAGACTCCGTCGGCGCGGCGTCCGTCGAAGGTGATGCGGGACACGTTTGCGTTGAAGTAGATGCGGGCGCCGCGCCAGAGCGTCCGTGGCACGAAGGTGACGTTCATCGACTGCTTTTTTCCGTTTGGACAGCCGGTCAAGCAGCGCCCACTCCCCTCGCATCCTCCGTCGTAGCGGCGCATCACCGACGGCTCGAGGCCCGTGCCGCTGGCTTCAACCCCTCTCGTGGCGAGCAAGCGACGGTTGTTCTCGCCGAGCACGTGCTCCGCCACGGGCTGCACGGAGAGCTCCGCCTCGAGAGCCCGGTAGTGCGGCTCGAGCTCGTGCATCGTCGGCCCCACGCCAAAGCGCGTGGTCCAGTCCGAGAGCACGTCCTCCGGCGCGCGCCACGCGATGGCCGAATTGATGACCGTGCTGCCGCCTACGCATCGGCCCTGCAAGAGCGGCATGAACGCGCGGCCCTCGAGCGCCTGCATGCCCGCGTCGCGAAAGAGCGTTCGGAAGCCGTCGAGGAGATCCTCTTCATGTCACGGGAGAAGATCCACGGCCCCTCCTCGACGATGGCCACGGAGCAGCCGCTCGCAGCGAGACGAAAGGCCGCCACTGCGCCGGCGGCGCCGGAGCCCACTACGATCACGTCGAAGATCGCGTCAACGTCGGGCCCGGGCGTCGCAACATCGACGGCGGCGCCTTCCGGCAGCGATTCGTCGGGCAAGGCGCCCGTCGTGTCAGGCCAGCCGTCGAGCGGCATCGTGGCCTCCCTCGTCGGCGCGACGTACGAGGCGCGTGCCCGAAACGGTCGCGCTCGGCACAGCCGCAGCGCCGAGCATGGCCCCGCGCACTTCGGGCACGCGGGCGTAGAGCAGCGTGCCGACCATCTTGAGCAACGTCGCGAGCTGCCGGAACGCATAGATGCGGCTCGTGAGAAGCCGATTCAGGGCTTCGGCGCGGGCCTCGGCCGGCGTGTGCGCCGAGCGACCGCCGGAAAGCCACAGCGCACCAACACAGACGACGAGCGCCAGGCGAATGCCGAAGCGCGCCCGCGAGGGCACGCCCACGAGGTAGGACTGAAGGCCAGCCTCGAAGGGCACCTGCGACGGCTCGACGGGCGCCATCGGCCCACCGAACAAGGCCTCGAACGCTCGTCGCGCCCAGCAAAGCTCCCAGTTCGAGAGAGGCCCTGAAGGCGTCCCGATCTGAGTAAATGATTTCGCAGGTTCCCTGGACAAGCGGATTACCTCTTCGAGATATTTGTGATTATGGGGCACGGGACCAGGTGCGCAACGCGCTTCGCACTTATGGTGGGAGTGCGCCCCACGCCGCCGTCGCGGGGGCTGGGCGCGGCCGCTCAGGGGGGTCCCGGCAGCGCGGTAGAAACGCTATACGAGCACCATGATCGATCTCCGGAGCGACACGGTGACGCAGCCGACGCCGGCCATGCGCGCTGCGATGGCGGCGGCCCCGGTCGGCGACGACGTCTACGGCGAAGACCCGTCGGTGCGCGAGCTCGAAGCCCGCATCGCGAGGATGCTCGGCAAGCCAGCCGCCTTGTTCGTGACGTCGGGCACCATGGGCAACCAGCTGGCCATTCGCTGCAGCACCGAGCCCGGCGACGAGGTCATCGTCGGCGAGGGCGCCCACCCGGTCTTCCACGAATCGGGGGCCGCGCCGGTGCTCTCGGGCGTTCAGTTCGCGATCGCCGGTCGGGGCGGACTGTTCACCGCCGAAGACGCCGAGCGCGAAATCAAGCCGCGCGCCTACACCTCCCCCCGCACGTCGCTCATCTGCGTGGAAAACACGCACAATCGCGCGGGCGGTCGAATCTTTCCCGAAGCCGAGATCGAGCGCATCGGCGCCGTCGCCCGGGCCAACGGCCTCGCGTTTCACCTCGACGGCGCGCGCCTCTGGAACACTCACGTGGCTTCGAAGCTCCCGCTCGCGCGCCTCGCCGCGCCCTTCGATACGGTGAGCATTTGTTTCTCCAAGGGACTGGGCGCCCCCGTCGGGAGCGCCCTTCTTGGCACGGCGGCGCTCGTGGAGAAGGCGCGTCGCTTTCGCAAGATGTGGGGCGGCGGCATGCGGCAGGCGGGCATCTTGGCGGCGGCTGCTCTCTACGCGCTGGACCATCACGTCGAACGGCTCCAGGAAGACCACGACAAGGCTCGGGCGCTCGGCCAAAAGCTCGCGTCCGTGCCTGGGCTCGTCGTCGACGAAGCGAGCATCGACACCAACATCGTCAACATCGACGTGGAGCGCCTCGCGCCGGAGGCGGTCTCCGCGGAGGCGCGAGCCCGCGGCCTCTTGCTGAACCCATCGGCGCCGGGGCGCCTTCGCGCCGTGCTTCACCTGGACGTTCGCCGCGAGGACATCGCCCGATGCGCCGCGATCCTTGCCGAGTCCTTGGAAGCGGTCCGCGCGCGCACATGAAGGCTCGCAGCGCGATGACGGCGCTCGCCTGCGTCGCCACCTTGGCGTGCGGACCGTCGCGCGACACATCCTTCGTCCGCGCCCTGGCGGCGGGCGATCGCGCGAAAACGTCGGGTCGCCACGGCGAAGCCGCAACCCTCTACGAGCAGGCGGCGACGGTGCCCAAGGAGCCGCGGGAGCGCGACTACGCGACGTTCCTCGCCGCGTCGAGCTACGCGCAAAGCGGAAACCGGCAGGACGCCGCCCGCCTCTACGACGCGCTTCAGGCGGGGCGCGGCGAATACGCCACGCGCGCACGCTTCGAACGCGCCCTCCTTGACCTTGCCGTCGACGAAGAACAAGGCCTCGCGGCGCTCCTCGCTTTCGCCATCGCGCACCCGGAGAGCGCCCTCGCGCGGCGCGCCCTCCTTCTCGTCGCGGAGCGCCGAGCTGGAAGCGAGGGCCCACAGCGCCTCGCGTTCTTCGAGGCCCACCTAAAGCACTTCGTGAAGACCGACATGGAGGAGCGCGTGCGTTACGAAATGGCCAACGCCCGCGAGCTCGCCGACGATCTCCGCGGCGCAAAAGCGGCGTTCATCGCCCTCGCGCACGACTTTCCCTATCCGCAGGGAGCGCTTCGCGACGACGCGCTCTTTCGCGCCGCCGAACTTGAGCTGCGCGAGGGAAATGCGAGGGCCGCCATCGGCCTCTTGGAAGAACTGCTGGCGGACCGCGAGACCACGAGCCTCGTCGGCTCCTACGAGCGTCGGCGATACGTCCCGGCGGCGCTCCGGGTCGCGGAAATCTATCGCGATCGCCTGAAGGACGTGCCCCGCACGCGCCGCCTACCTTCGGGTGGTCGACGACTTTCACCATACGACGTCGCGCGACGACGCCCTCTTCGAGGTGGCTCTGCTCGACCTCAGCGCGCGCGGCGCCGAGGCCGCGTGCGAGACGATGCGCAAGCTGGCGAAGACGATGCCCACGTCGCGCTACGCGAGGTGCAGCGCCGTGATTTGCAACGAAGCGGCCAAGGCCCCTGGGGCTTGTCCGGACTACATCGAGAGAAGGATCAGAACGGCATCGGCGGCGGCATCGGCGCGGTAGGCGCCGATGGCGAGCGTCACGGCTCCTCTTCCTTCTCTTCCTCTTCTTCGTCGAGGTCGTCGTACTCCTCGTCGTCGTCCTCTTCGTCTTCGTCTTCCTCGAAGTCCTTGTCTTCGTCTTCTTCCTCGGCGTCGCCGGCGGGCGCCTTCTTTTCGAACTTGATGTCGACACCGAGATCGCCGAGCTGGGTGTCGAGCAGCTCGAACAACTCGTCGGCGTCGTCGCCGGACCACTCATCGAGGAGGTCGGTGAGAAATTCGAAGAAGTCGCCGCTGTCGAGGCGGCGTTCGATCTCCTCGACCTGCTCCTCCGTAAACGACTCCATGATGTCCTCACGGAGCGTTTCGGTGTCGCCCTCTTCGATCGCATCCTGCGCCGAGAGTCGAATCTGCTTCACGGCACGCTTGTCGAGATGAATCTCCATCAGAGTGACTCCGAATCTCCACGCCGAATACGTGATCGCGGAGCGCGCTGTCAATACGGTGAGTCTCCTT contains the following coding sequences:
- a CDS encoding response regulator, with the translated sequence MSRERSAEKGPLQPSRGGAVAQALPQVLLVDDSAAIVAFEAAALSGLYALSTASDGAAALQRIRDVRPALVLLDLSMPIMDGDRVVEAVRADTSLDDVAIVIVSTERERAQALLKLGANGFLPKPLKADELRATVARVLEEVARRQASATVPILPLRIGRVELAVNVERVLAVSLMPRTIPLPAGPPFIKEMLDVHGEPVALFDLAERLGEPYELSRVDRKLVLMRAGDRVIAFAVDEVREPMLVPRSEVVLRASFAGGEHEPLRAVLEGVVRRPEAPLPLLDAAALLSPAAVEFIASGVRAAAQFAP
- a CDS encoding response regulator, with the protein product MHKILIVDDNSTMRQILKLYMMGKMHTFLEADSAQRAFEILEQESVDLLIVDIHLGRIDGVEFVRMLREKDASARDVPVVFISGDRDGSQAVTGLNTARARSCSSPWIARSWSRSLTRCCRGRPGESRAVRGEGAAPAEPRRSRRSGPSAGSARRRQRGHRRL
- a CDS encoding DUF3025 domain-containing protein, with translation MTAFRALRAQVPWRPRFAEEHAVFAAVRGPASLFETLAAFPSPEQIHERLSPLAGVSFVRAPERRVGPRSLDSLYDGAIHTHRTVPTRSGSWHDLLNALVWAIHPRAKWSLHARQFELVRLGLDPATGRLPGARTRAQDALALFDEGGLVVESPEPLTSGAAIEESVAAGRARAVVFGHAIYEGFVLGSAWPMVRAIVVPGDPDESVALRLADREASITPEDLPRVRLMELFR
- a CDS encoding GMC family oxidoreductase; the protein is MQALEGRAFMPLLQGRCVGGSTVINSAIAWRAPEDVLSDWTTRFGVGPTMHELEPHYRALEAELSVQPVAEHVLGENNRRLLATRGVEASGTGLEPSVMRRYDGGCEGSGRCLTGCPNGKKQSMNVTFVPRTLWRGARIYFNANVSRITFDGRRADGVLATGTGPEGRRVRLRARRAVVIAASTVQSPQLLRRSGIKNRHLGEHFQVHPGLALLGLFADPIDMSFGATQGAESVAYRKERFKIEAISMPPGLVLARMPGVGPGLLERMRDYSHVAMWSIQVRAEAEGRVGRTLFGRERVTYSPTPRDMMTARYGLSVLARLFFDAGAREVWPGVHGLPPTLAPSDVGKVLGGPTDARAYSFIATHLFGAARMGPDAASGVVDGDGLVYGTEGLYLVDSSVFPTNLGVNPQHTIMAIASLLATRLADRMAR
- a CDS encoding FAD-binding protein translates to MRSGSSRRCSRWSARCSTPACPKCAGPCSALRLCRARPFRARASYVAPTREATMPLDGWPDTTGALPDESLPEGAAVDVATPGPDVDAIFDVIVVGSGAAGAVAAFRLAASGCSVAIVEEGPWIFSRDMKRISSTASERSFATRACRRSRAARSCRSCRADA
- a CDS encoding aminotransferase class I/II-fold pyridoxal phosphate-dependent enzyme → MIDLRSDTVTQPTPAMRAAMAAAPVGDDVYGEDPSVRELEARIARMLGKPAALFVTSGTMGNQLAIRCSTEPGDEVIVGEGAHPVFHESGAAPVLSGVQFAIAGRGGLFTAEDAEREIKPRAYTSPRTSLICVENTHNRAGGRIFPEAEIERIGAVARANGLAFHLDGARLWNTHVASKLPLARLAAPFDTVSICFSKGLGAPVGSALLGTAALVEKARRFRKMWGGGMRQAGILAAAALYALDHHVERLQEDHDKARALGQKLASVPGLVVDEASIDTNIVNIDVERLAPEAVSAEARARGLLLNPSAPGRLRAVLHLDVRREDIARCAAILAESLEAVRART